A genome region from Anolis carolinensis isolate JA03-04 chromosome 6, rAnoCar3.1.pri, whole genome shotgun sequence includes the following:
- the LOC100555684 gene encoding sulfotransferase 1B1, with protein MDSQAEDYTESMYNHKEVFYRYPLRLVHGIPLMEPIAQQWDPIENFQARPDDLLISTYPKAGTTWMQEIVDLILARGDVEKARRAPTYIRIPFLEICSPPPVPSGVSYLVNAPSPRVIKTHLPFQLVPKSFWENNCKVIYVARNAKDNVVSYFFFDQMNVTQPEPGPWEGYIKKFMEGKVAWGSWYDHVRRYWDEKEKHKILYVFYEDMKEDLAQEVRRVMNFLEVDLPEEIVQKIVHHTSFQVMKDNPMANYSSVPDCIFDKAKGKFMRKGEVGDWKNYFTVAQKEAFDADYKLKMKGTTLHFRDELSSGLRP; from the exons ATGGATAGCCAAGCCGAGGACTACACTGAAAGCATGTACAATCATAAGGAGGTCTTCTATAGGTATCCCTTGAGGCTGGTCCATGGAATCCCCCTGATGGAACCCATCGCTCAACAATGGGATCCTATTGAAAACTTCCAGGCACGGCCGGATGATCTCCTCATCTCCACATATCCCAAAGCAG GTACCACATGGATGCAAGAAATTGTTGACTTGATCCTTGCCAGGGGTGATGTGGAAAAGGCCCGTCGAGCCCCCACATATATCCGGATCCCGTTCCTAGAGATCTGCTCCCCACCCCCTGTGCCTTCAG GCGTCAGTTACCTGGTGAATGCCCCATCTCCTCGTGTGATCAAAACCCACCTCCCCTTCCAACTTGTTCCTAAAAGTTTTTGGGAAAACAATTGTAAA GTGATCTACGTGGCTCGTAATGCCAAGGACAATGTGGTTTCCTATTTCTTCTTTGACCAGATGAATGTGACACAGCCAGAACCGGGGCCATGGGAGGGCTACATTAAGAAATTCATGGAAGGAAAAG TTGCCTGGGGCTCATGGTATGATCATGTCCGACGTTACTGGGatgagaaagaaaaacataaaatccTGTATGTCTTCTATGAAGATATGAAAGAG GATTTGGCCCAGGAGGTTCGTCGCGTGATGAATTTCCTTGAAGTTGACCTGCCTGAAGAAATCGTTCAAAAGATCGTCCATCACACTTCATTCCAGGTCATGAAGGACAACCCAATGGCAAATTACAGCTCTGTCCCTGACTGTATCTTTGACAAGGCAAAAGGCAAATTTATGAGGAAAG GTGAAGTTGGAGACTGGAAGAATTATTTCACAGTGGCTCAAAAGGAGGCATTTGATGCAGATTACAAGCTCAAGATGAAAGGAACAACTTTACATTTCCGGGATGAATTAAGCAGTGGTCTCAGGCCGTGA
- the LOC100565982 gene encoding sulfotransferase 1C1, whose product MMDPNLMKRATLVDVEGVSTIDDTAKNWDTLWAFKARPDDLLISTYPKAGTTWMEEIVDMILHRGDSQKCARAPVYERFPFIDLFLPPPLVNGIDAAEVMSSPRAIKTHLQAKLLPPSFWEQNCKMIYVARNPKDCAVSYFHFHRMNKGMPEPGTWEEFLENFITGKVAWGSWVDHVCGWWEAKDRYPILYLFYEDIKEDPSREIQKVAKFLGTQLSDSLLSQIVQHTSFEIMKGNPMANYSTLPDFIMNQTVSPFMRKGTVGDWKKHFTVAQSERLDDAFAEKLRSSGLIFRTQL is encoded by the exons ATGATGGACCCAAATTTAATGAAACGTGCAACACTGGTGGATGTTGAAGGAGTCTCTACAATTGATGATACAGCAAAGAACTGGGATACTCTTTGGGCGTTCAAAGCCCGGCCCGATGACCTCCTCATTTCCACATATCCCAAAGCAG GGACCACCTGGATGGAGGAAATTGTAGACATGATTCTGCACAGAGGTGACTCCCAAAAATGTGCTCGGGCCCCTGTCTATGAGAGGTTTCCCTTCATAGACTTGTTTCTTCCACCACCCTTAGTCAATG GCATAGATGCAGCAGAGGTGATGTCTTCTCCGCGTGCAATCAAAACTCACCTCCAAGCTAAGCTTTTGCCGCCTTCCTTCTGGGAGCAGAATTGCAAG ATGATTTACGTGGCCAGGAATCCTAAGGACTGtgctgtctcctacttccactttCACCGGATGAACAAGGGGATGCCAGAGCCAGGCACCTGGGAGGAGTTCCTGGAGAATTTCATCACTGGAAAGG TTGCCTGGGGATCTTGGGTTGACCACGTTTGTGGTTGGTGGGAAGCCAAAGACCGctaccccattctgtatcttttttaTGAAGACATAAAAGAG GATCCATCGCGGGAAATACAGAAAGTAGCCAAGTTCCTTGGTACCCAGCTGTCAGATTCACTTCTGAGCCAGATTGTTCAGCACACATCATTTGAGATCATGAAAGGAAACCCAATGGCAAATTATAGCACCCTGCCTGATTTCATCATGAACCAAACTGTATCGCCCTTCATGAGAAAAG GCACTGTAGGGGACTGGAAGAAGCATTTCACTGTGGCTCAGAGTGAACGTCTCGATGATGCTTTTGCAGAGAAACTACGGAGCAGTGGCTTGATCTTCCGCACCCAGCTTTGA